One region of Citrus sinensis cultivar Valencia sweet orange chromosome 6, DVS_A1.0, whole genome shotgun sequence genomic DNA includes:
- the LOC102627172 gene encoding valine--tRNA ligase, chloroplastic/mitochondrial 2 isoform X5, with protein sequence MSSQNEFGSGKKNMVELLPARLKDLVLLVIGQENGSRLMSRAVVEAFIRLHEKGLIYQGSYMVNWSPNLQTAVSDLEVEYSEEPGTLYYIKYRVAGRSDFLTIATTRPETLFGDVALAVNPQDEHYSQFIGMMAIVPMTYGRHVPIISDKYVDKEFGTGVLKISPGHDHNDYLLARKLGLPILNVMNKDGTLNEVAGLFRGLDRFEARKKLWSDLEETGLAVKKEPHTLRVPRSQRGGEVIEPLVSKQWFVTMEPLAEKALHAVEKGELTIMPERFEKIYNHWLSNIKDWCISRQLWWGHRIPVWYIVGKEEEYIVARNADEALEKAHQKYGKNVEIYQDPDVLDTWFSSALWPFSTLGWPDVSADDFKKFYPTTMLETGHDILFFWVARMVMMGIEFTGSVPFSHVYLHGLIRDSQGRKMSKTLGNVIDPIDTIKEFGADALRFTISLGTAGQDLSLSIERLTANKAFTNKLWNAGKFILQNLPSQNDISRWEILLAYKFDEEECLCKAPLPECWVVSKLHMLIDTVTASYDKYFFGDVGRETYDFFWSDFADWYIEASKARLYRSEYDSDAIIAQAVLLYVFENILKLLHPFMPFVTEELWQQSLRKRKEALIVSPWPQTSLPRHMSAIKRFENLQSLTRAIRNARAEYSVEPAKRISASIVANEEVIQYISKEKEVLALLSRLDLLNVHFTESPPGDANQSVHLVASEGLEAYLPLADMVDISAEVQRLSKRLSKMQSEYDGLIARLSSSKFVEKAPEDVVRGVQEKAAEAEEKINLTKNRLAFLRSTVMVTK encoded by the exons GGTCATACATGGTTAACTGGTCTCCTAATCTGCAGACTGCAGTTTCAGACTTG GAAGTAGAATATTCTGAAGAACCTGGTACATTATATTACATTAAGTACCGCGTTGCTGGAAG GAGTGACTTCTTGACAATAGCAACAACACGACCTGAGACTTTGTTTGGTGATGTGGCTCTTGCAGTCAATCCTCAG GACGAGCATTATTCTCAATTTATTGGGATGATGGCAATTGTGCCTATGACATATGGCCGTCATGTCCCTATCATCTCCGACAAG TATGTTGATAAAGAATTTGGGACTGGAGTATTGAAGATAAGTCCTGGACATGACCATAATGACTACCTTCTTGCAAGAAAGCTAGGCCTTCCAATACTTAATGTGATGAACAAGGATGGGACACTTAACGAGGTTGCAGGATTGTTCCG TGGCCTTGACCGGTTTGAGGCACGGAAGAAATTGTGGTCAGATCTTGAGGAGACAGGCCTAGCTGTCAAAAAGGAACCCCACACTTTACGAGTTCCCAGATCCCAGCGAGGTGGAGAA GTAATTGAGCCCCTAGTAAGCAAGCAGTGGTTTGTTACCATGGAGCCTTTAGCTGAAAAGGCCCTTCATGCAGTTGAGAAAGGGGAACTAACAATTATGCCTGAAAGATTTGAGAAG ATTTACAATCATTGGCtatcaaatattaaagatTGGTGTATAAGCAGACAACTGTGGTGGGGGCATCGTATACCAGTTTGGTATATTGTTGGAAAAGAAGAGGAATATATAGTGGCTAGGAATGCTGATGAAGCTCTTGAGAAAGCCCATCAAAAGTATGGAAAAAATGTGGAAATATATCAGGATCCGGATGTACTTGACACCTGGTTTTCGAG TGCGCTTTGGCCTTTCAGTACTCTTGGGTGGCCAGATGTGTCAGCTGATGATTTTAAGAAGTTTTATCCAACAACGATGCTTGAAACTGG GCAtgacatattatttttctggGTGGCAAGAATGGTAATGATGGGAATCGAGTTCACGGGGAGTGTTCCATTTTCCCATGTTTATCTTCATGGATTGATTCGTGACTCTCAG GGgagaaaaatgtcaaaaacaTTAGGGAATGTGATTGATCCAATAGATACGATCAAGGAGTTTGGCGCTGATGCTTTACGGTTCACTATTTCTTTAGGAACTGCTGGTCAG GACCTCAGTTTATCTATTGAGAGATTGACCGCCAACAAGGCCTTCACCAACAAGTTGTGGAATGCTGGCAAGTTCATTTTACAGAACTTGCCAAGTCAAAATGATATATCTCGATGGGAAATTTTACTGGCTTATAAG TTTGATGAAGAGGAGTGTCTATGTAAAGCACCTTTACCAGAATGTTGGGTg GTCTCGAAACTCCATATGCTTATTGATACCGTCACTGCAAGCTATGACAAGTATTTCTTTGGAGATGTTGGAAGAGAAACATATGATTTCTTTTGGAGTGATTTTGCAGATTG GTACATTGAAGCCAGTAAGGCTCGTTTATACCGCTCTGAATATGACTCAGATGCTATAATAGCTCAGGCAGTTCTATTATATGTTTTTGAAAACATACTGAAGTTGCTACATCCATTCATGCCATTTGTAACTGAGGAACTGTGGCAG caGTCACTCCgaaaaaggaaagaagctCTTATTGTATCCCCATGGCCCCAAACTTCTCTTCCACGGCATATGAGCGCaataaagagatttgaaaatcttCAATCTTTG ACGAGGGCAATTCGGAATGCTCGGGCTGAATATTCTGTTGAGCCGGCAAAGCGTATATCTGCTTCTATAGTTGCAAATGAAGAAGTCATCCAGTATATATCT AAGGAGAAGGAAGTTTTAGCTCTTTTGTCCAGGCTGGATTTACTGAATGTCCATTTTACAGAATCTCCTCCTG GGGATGCAAATCAATCAGTCCACCTTGTTGCTAGTGAAGGACTAGAGGCATATCTTCCTCTTGCTGATATGGTGGATATTTCTGCTGAAGTCCAGCGCCTTTCGAAACGTCTTTCCAAGATGCAATCAGAGTATGATGGACTTATAGCTCGGCTCAGTTCTTCCAAG TTTGTAGAGAAAGCTCCAGAGGATGTTGTTCGTGGGGTTCAAGAAAAAGCTGCAGAAgcggaagagaaaataaatctgACAAAGAACCGTCTGGCCTTTCTTAGATCAACAGTTATGGTTACAAAATAG